The genomic DNA CGAGAATTTGTATACACTCGGAGGATGTTTTTTACAAGCGATGTTTGACACCGACTTTGTCGGGCGTATTGCCTTCACCGGCCATTTTCGGCACTCTTGATCCGCACGACACAACCCAGGGAGCGTTTATGTCCGTCATCATACGAAAGAGCCTGCTCGAACTCATCTTCTCCGGCGCGTTCATGAAACGGTGGAACGACAAACTGCGGCCCATGGAGCTGGTGGAAGTGGACAAGCAGGGCCACAAGATGATCGTCGCCTGGCTGCTCTTCCTGCTCAATTCCCGCGACATGGACGTTGCCCGCAAGCGTGCCCTGGGCGAATCGATCATCGAAGGCGGCATCTTCGACTACCTTTACCGGCTGGTCATCACCGACATCAAGCCGCCGGTCTTCTACCGCATCAAGGAAAACGCCGAGGACTACCGCACTCTGACGAACTGGGTCCTCGAAGAGCTGACCCCGCGCATCATGCCGCTGGGCGAGGACTTCATCCGCCGCATGGGCGACTACCTCATGCACCCCGAGGACAAGGGGCTGGCCCGGCGCATCCTGCACGCCGCCCATCTCTACGCCAGCTATTCCGAGTTCAAGCTGCTCAAGTCCATCAACCGCATGGACCATGAGCTGACCGAAATCGAGCAGAGCTTCATCGACAGGCTGAAGGCCATGGACGACCTCAAGGGCGTAGCCGAACTCCTGGACGAGGACGGCACGGTCCTCGGCGGGTTCGCCCGCATGTGCGGACGCCTCCGATTCCAGAAGCGTTGGTCCCAAACCCCGCGCGTGCCCGAGACCTCGGTGCTCGGGCACATGTTCATCGTGGCCGCCTACTCCTGGTTCTTCTCCATGGAGGTGGGGGCGTGTCGCGCCCGCGCCCAGAACAACTTCTTTTCGGGTCTGTTCCACGACCTGCCCGAACTGCTCACCCGAGACATCATCTCCCCGGTAAAGGCGGCCTCCCGCGACATCAGCGACCTGATTCACGAATACGAGATTCTCGAACTGCACCGGGTGGTGCTGACCCCCCTGCGCGAAGGCGGATACGGGGACATCGCCGACCGTCTGGAGTATTTTCTCGGTCTGGAGGTGGGCAGCGAATTCACGGCCACCGTGGCCCTGGACGGGACCGTCACCGAGGCGTCCGAATCCGACCTGGCCGGGAAATACAACCACGACACCCTGGACCCCAAGGACGGCCCCCTGCTCAAGGTCTCCGACGCCCTCGCCGCCTATATCGAAGCCCACACGGCGCTCAAGAACGGCATCTCGTCGGGCCAGCTCCACCACGCTCTTTACCGCATCCAACTGAAATACCGCGAGCACCCTGTGGTGGCGGGCATCCAGATCAGCGCACTGCTCGCGGACTTCGACTGATCCGCCGGGCCTGCGGACGGCCGCAAAAAAAGGGGCCGACTGAAGCCGGCCCCCATCGCGTTCATATGCGCGGAAACTAACGGTTGCGCCGTCTTCCCGCCCAGGCAATACCGGCAATCCCGATCCCCAGCAGCAGCATGGTGGAAGGTTCGGGCACGGGAGGCGTCTGGCCGTTCTGCACGATTTCGCCGAAGGCCTGGATTTCGCCTATGGCGAAGTTGCGGTCGCCAACGGAAGAATCGTTCGCCGGATCGGCCCAGAACTTCAGGTAACGGGTCTCCACGCTGGCGAAGTCGATTCCGGCTACGTATTCGCCGCCTTCATACGTCGTCATGGTGTCGAGTCCCCCGTAGATTTCGCCGTACTCGTTCTGGATGGTGAACAGGTTCACCCAAAGGCCGCTGGCCTCGTTGAGATACTCCATGTAATAGGTGTCGTTGTTGTCCACCGACAACAGCATGTCATCCACCTTGTACAGATCGCCAAGGTCAAAGACGATTTCTTCCAAATCGCCGTCGTAGGCCTTGAAGTAGGTGGATTCAGATGACATCCAATTGTACCCCTCATAGGGAACGTACCCGTCGGTGATATTGTCCACTCCGTTCATGAATGTGCCGGTGGCCGTCAGGTTGGAAAGGTCGATCTGAGCCGAAAATGCGGTGGTCGAACACAGAAGCATGGTGAGAAGAACGAATAAAATTTGTCTCATAGCGCAATTGCCCCCTTTATGCGTTGTTAAGCCAGCCTTCAAAAAGCAACTTCCATGCCGTTATAAAATGACATAAACATTACAACATATTCAATCGTCGAAAGATAAACCGTCGTGTAAAGCTGCCCGACACAAATCCGTAATTCTTTACATGCCGAGAGGTTGCACCCACGGGAAGAACCGGGAGGGGCCGATTCCGCATTGCCGTCCCAAACAAGGGGAAAACGCCATCCGTCTTTCATATGGTTTCCCGTCGCCCGACCGCACGAAAAGGCCCTGAAGGACGAACATCCTTCAGGGCCGAAAGACTTTCCGTTCGGCCGCCCCGTACGGGAGCGGCCGACAGCCTATCGCAGCTCCAGCAGGGCCACGGTCTCGATATGGTGGGTGTGGGGGAACATATCCACGGCGCGTGCGCGCTTCAGCTCGTACTTTTCCGAGAGTCGTTGCACGTCGCGGGCCAGGGTGGAGGGATCGCAGGAGACGGCCAGAATCTTCTTCGGCGCCAGGCCGAGAATGGTCTTGGCCGTGCTCTCGTGGATGCCCGCGCGGGGCGGATCGATGACCAGGACGTCGGTTTTCGGCAAAGCCTTGAGGGCTGCCGGGCTGTCCAGAGTGGCTGCGGTGAATTCACAGTTCTCCAGCCCGTTCAGCTTGGCGCTGGACCATGCCTTGGACACGGCCTCCTCGCTGATCTCGACGCCCACGACCCGGGCGACCTTGTCCGCCAGGAAAATGCCGATGGCCCCGCAGCCGCAATAGAGGTCCAGCAGGGTCTCGGTCCCGGTAAAGGCCCCAAACTCGCGGACGGTCCCGAAGAGTTCGCCCGCACCGCCGGTGTTGGTCTGGAAAAAAGCGTTGGGCGCGATGTGGTAGCGCGCCTGCCGGTCGCCGTGCTCGACCATTTCCTCCACGGCCTTGGAGCCCAGGCGGAAGACCAGCTTCTCGCCGACGGCGGCCAGGGAGCGGCGGGCGCGCGAGGAATGCACGAAAGAGGTCAGCTCCGGGAACCTGTCAGTCAGGGTTTCGCCCAGCCCCTCGGCCCGGTCGTAATGGCGCGGAGTTTCGGCCGTGATGAGATGGACCATGGACTCGTTCAGCGCGGTGCGGCGGATAACCAGATGCCGCCAGAATCCGGCGTCGGCAGAGGGATCGTAGGCGGGCAGGCCCGAGGCGCGGGCGAACTCGCGAACCGTGCGCAGGATTTCCATGTCCCGGTCGGCGCACAGGCGGCACTCCTCCACGTCGAGAACCGGGGACAGCCCCTTTTCCCCGGCCGGAGAATTGGTGCGCAGCCCGAGGTGCAAGCCGTCGTCGCGCTGTTCAAAGACGAACTCCATCTTGTTGCGGTAATTCCAAGTCGAAGGCGAGGACGCGGGCGGGTCCATGGTGAAACCCTCCACCTTGCCGATGCGCTTGAGCGCGTTCTCGACCTGGGCCGCCTTCTGGGCCACCTGTTCGGCATAGTCCAGGTCCTGAATCGCGCAGCCGCCGCAGACGCCGAAATGGGGACACTTCGGCTCGACACGGCTGGACGACGGCTTGACCACGGTATCGAGTTCGGCCTCGGCAAACCGCTTCTTGGCCCGGACCACACGGGCGGTGACGGTGTCGCCGGGCAGTCCGCCCGCCACGAACACGGCCATGCCGTCCACATGGGCCACACCCCGGCCGCCGAAGGCCAGGGATTCGATGGAACACTCTATGACGTCGTCTTTCTGCAAGGGCATGAAGCCTCCTCGGTTCCGGGCGCACGAAACGGCGCGCCGGGACGCTCTATACTATTATTGATTGCGCAATGCGGTTTGACACGGATTAAGGCGGCTGTCTATGGTTTACACCATGCTCGACAAGGCCACCCTCCTGCCCGACCTCCTGCGCAGACTCGACAAGCTGCCCCAGGGACACGCCCTGGACCTGCGCACCTACAAACGCAACCGCTCGGTGCTCATCCGGCGCATTGGCGCGGACGCCTTCGACGTGACCGAGGACGGATTCCAAAAGGAACGCTTCCAGGTCCCCTTCTCCGGCTTGAAAAAGCTCCTCAAGGTCCTGTTCAAACGGGAATTCCCCCGCTCCACGAAAATCCGGCTCTAC from Pseudodesulfovibrio thermohalotolerans includes the following:
- the rlmD gene encoding 23S rRNA (uracil(1939)-C(5))-methyltransferase RlmD, with the protein product MPLQKDDVIECSIESLAFGGRGVAHVDGMAVFVAGGLPGDTVTARVVRAKKRFAEAELDTVVKPSSSRVEPKCPHFGVCGGCAIQDLDYAEQVAQKAAQVENALKRIGKVEGFTMDPPASSPSTWNYRNKMEFVFEQRDDGLHLGLRTNSPAGEKGLSPVLDVEECRLCADRDMEILRTVREFARASGLPAYDPSADAGFWRHLVIRRTALNESMVHLITAETPRHYDRAEGLGETLTDRFPELTSFVHSSRARRSLAAVGEKLVFRLGSKAVEEMVEHGDRQARYHIAPNAFFQTNTGGAGELFGTVREFGAFTGTETLLDLYCGCGAIGIFLADKVARVVGVEISEEAVSKAWSSAKLNGLENCEFTAATLDSPAALKALPKTDVLVIDPPRAGIHESTAKTILGLAPKKILAVSCDPSTLARDVQRLSEKYELKRARAVDMFPHTHHIETVALLELR
- a CDS encoding PEP-CTERM sorting domain-containing protein; the encoded protein is MRQILFVLLTMLLCSTTAFSAQIDLSNLTATGTFMNGVDNITDGYVPYEGYNWMSSESTYFKAYDGDLEEIVFDLGDLYKVDDMLLSVDNNDTYYMEYLNEASGLWVNLFTIQNEYGEIYGGLDTMTTYEGGEYVAGIDFASVETRYLKFWADPANDSSVGDRNFAIGEIQAFGEIVQNGQTPPVPEPSTMLLLGIGIAGIAWAGRRRNR
- a CDS encoding HD domain-containing protein, whose product is MSVIIRKSLLELIFSGAFMKRWNDKLRPMELVEVDKQGHKMIVAWLLFLLNSRDMDVARKRALGESIIEGGIFDYLYRLVITDIKPPVFYRIKENAEDYRTLTNWVLEELTPRIMPLGEDFIRRMGDYLMHPEDKGLARRILHAAHLYASYSEFKLLKSINRMDHELTEIEQSFIDRLKAMDDLKGVAELLDEDGTVLGGFARMCGRLRFQKRWSQTPRVPETSVLGHMFIVAAYSWFFSMEVGACRARAQNNFFSGLFHDLPELLTRDIISPVKAASRDISDLIHEYEILELHRVVLTPLREGGYGDIADRLEYFLGLEVGSEFTATVALDGTVTEASESDLAGKYNHDTLDPKDGPLLKVSDALAAYIEAHTALKNGISSGQLHHALYRIQLKYREHPVVAGIQISALLADFD